One Archangium lipolyticum DNA segment encodes these proteins:
- a CDS encoding serine/threonine-protein kinase, giving the protein MERELLEGTQSTTTLTRGGAESERVPAYPRASNERAFFAGDVVARRYRVACFIASGGMGEVYAAEDLTLHEPVALKTLRPELAASPEALPRFKRELRLARRVTHPNVCRVFDLGEHEVEQAAAGDSPERIVFLSMELLAGWTLHVHLQRNGRMPPRQVLLLAEQMAAALDAAHAARIIHRDFKSSNVMLVPVPSVPGGQRAVVTDFGLAGGGILEGEASFGEGPIMGSPAYMSPEQVEGRPLSPASDIYSFGVVLFEMVTGRRPFVGDTATSTALMRLSTPPPSPRELVPELEPVWEEVLLRCLAPRPCARFATATEVVATLRGRAPAPKRRSRSGLPSISAVRRVASAARVARERLESGPRVPEQPQGGRGAMPAEAEAARLYAEGLVALRHHDAATAADRFERVVERVPDFAPAHSALAAARQSLQQEEPAMEASRRALELAGHLSREERLLVAARNHELQAEWAQAIEAYRTLFEFFPHNVEYGTSLVHVLVNAGQSREARATLDTLRQLPSCLAEDARIDLAAAVTASATADFLESRRHAAAAVSRAMREGQGQLAASALIIEAYAARNLAEPRRAIGLLEESEQLFLEGGDWGGVARAMHVRAMTLIDMARLREAEYVLVSAIRVAQRLQGASLEAELLLSAGVLNRHLGNLTEALLRGQGALELFQVRGRLHDASSCVVLLGSVRRLLGELDESRRLLEEGIHAAQVTYGDDYLEAWARHELGLLLMDMGELARARRELERALALRRARGLWVFVAETELALACLALEEGHPEEALVVAEWALASHAALRSPDREGLSYMVKVRALLALGHSLGAREAMARARTLAGHSEDFFIEAELLFTEALLVRRLGGGGSEREGVARQLQSLAARAARAGARRVALEARLVMAESRGSGCEGEVAGELWSIRQEASRLGYRGLLQRARALESGTDAMAPS; this is encoded by the coding sequence ATGGAACGCGAGTTGCTCGAGGGGACACAGAGCACGACCACCCTGACACGTGGTGGTGCCGAGTCCGAGCGGGTTCCCGCGTATCCGAGAGCTTCCAATGAGCGTGCGTTCTTCGCGGGGGATGTGGTCGCCAGGCGCTACCGGGTGGCGTGCTTCATCGCCAGTGGCGGTATGGGCGAGGTGTACGCGGCGGAGGACCTGACGTTGCACGAGCCCGTGGCGCTCAAGACCCTCAGGCCGGAGCTGGCCGCCAGTCCGGAGGCTCTCCCGCGTTTCAAGCGTGAGCTTCGCCTGGCTCGCCGTGTGACGCATCCCAATGTGTGCCGGGTCTTCGACCTCGGGGAGCACGAGGTCGAGCAGGCCGCGGCGGGGGACTCGCCGGAGAGGATCGTCTTCCTCTCCATGGAGCTGCTCGCGGGGTGGACGCTCCACGTCCACCTCCAGCGCAACGGGCGGATGCCACCGCGTCAGGTGTTGCTCCTGGCCGAACAGATGGCGGCGGCGCTCGACGCGGCGCACGCCGCGCGGATCATCCATCGGGACTTCAAGAGCAGCAATGTGATGTTGGTGCCCGTGCCCTCCGTGCCGGGTGGCCAGAGAGCGGTGGTGACCGACTTCGGCCTGGCCGGCGGTGGGATCCTCGAAGGAGAGGCGTCCTTCGGGGAGGGTCCCATCATGGGCAGTCCCGCGTACATGTCCCCGGAGCAGGTGGAGGGCAGACCGCTGTCTCCCGCCTCCGACATCTATTCCTTCGGGGTGGTGCTCTTCGAGATGGTGACGGGACGGCGGCCCTTCGTGGGGGACACGGCGACGTCCACCGCCCTGATGCGCCTGAGTACGCCACCCCCCTCGCCGCGCGAGCTGGTGCCGGAGCTGGAGCCCGTCTGGGAGGAGGTGCTCCTGCGCTGCCTGGCGCCACGTCCGTGTGCCCGTTTCGCCACCGCGACCGAGGTGGTGGCCACGCTGCGGGGGAGGGCGCCGGCTCCGAAGCGGAGGAGCCGTTCGGGGTTGCCCTCGATCTCCGCCGTGAGGCGGGTGGCGAGCGCCGCGCGCGTGGCGAGGGAGCGGTTGGAATCGGGGCCGAGGGTCCCCGAACAGCCCCAGGGGGGGCGTGGCGCGATGCCCGCCGAGGCGGAGGCGGCGCGGCTCTACGCCGAGGGGCTCGTCGCCCTGCGGCACCATGACGCGGCGACCGCCGCCGATCGTTTCGAGCGCGTGGTGGAGCGCGTCCCGGACTTCGCGCCCGCGCACTCGGCACTGGCCGCCGCTCGTCAGTCCCTCCAGCAAGAGGAGCCCGCCATGGAGGCCTCGCGCCGGGCGCTCGAGCTGGCCGGGCACCTGTCCCGGGAGGAGCGCCTCCTGGTGGCCGCCCGCAACCATGAGCTCCAGGCCGAGTGGGCACAGGCCATCGAGGCCTACCGGACCCTCTTCGAGTTCTTCCCCCACAACGTGGAGTACGGCACCTCGCTGGTGCACGTGCTGGTGAACGCGGGGCAGTCGCGAGAGGCCCGGGCCACCCTGGACACGTTGCGGCAGCTCCCTTCTTGCCTGGCAGAGGATGCACGCATCGACCTGGCCGCGGCGGTGACCGCGAGCGCCACCGCCGATTTCCTCGAGTCCCGGCGGCATGCCGCGGCCGCCGTGTCCCGGGCGATGAGGGAGGGCCAGGGGCAGCTCGCCGCCTCCGCGCTCATCATCGAGGCCTATGCCGCGCGCAACCTCGCCGAGCCCCGGCGGGCCATCGGGTTGCTGGAGGAGTCGGAGCAGCTGTTCCTGGAGGGAGGGGATTGGGGTGGCGTGGCGCGTGCGATGCACGTGCGTGCCATGACGCTCATCGACATGGCACGGCTGCGCGAGGCCGAGTACGTCCTCGTCTCCGCCATCCGCGTGGCCCAGCGGCTCCAGGGCGCCTCGCTCGAGGCGGAGCTGCTCCTGAGCGCCGGTGTGTTGAACCGCCATCTGGGCAATCTCACCGAGGCCCTGTTGCGGGGCCAGGGGGCCCTGGAGCTGTTCCAGGTGCGCGGCCGGCTGCACGACGCGAGCTCCTGCGTCGTCCTGTTGGGCTCGGTGCGGCGGTTGCTGGGAGAGCTGGACGAGTCCCGGCGCCTGCTGGAGGAGGGGATTCACGCGGCCCAGGTCACCTATGGGGACGACTACCTGGAGGCCTGGGCCCGCCACGAGCTGGGCTTGCTCCTGATGGACATGGGGGAGCTGGCGCGGGCGCGGCGGGAGTTGGAGCGTGCGCTGGCGCTGCGGCGCGCGCGGGGCCTGTGGGTCTTCGTGGCCGAGACGGAGCTCGCGCTGGCGTGCCTCGCCCTGGAGGAGGGGCACCCGGAGGAAGCGCTCGTGGTGGCGGAGTGGGCGCTGGCGAGCCACGCGGCGTTGCGGAGCCCGGACCGGGAAGGGCTCTCGTACATGGTGAAGGTGCGAGCACTGCTTGCCCTGGGGCATTCCCTGGGAGCACGTGAGGCGATGGCGCGGGCCCGGACACTCGCGGGTCACAGCGAGGACTTCTTCATCGAGGCGGAGCTCCTGTTCACGGAGGCTCTGCTGGTCCGGAGGTTGGGCGGGGGAGGCTCGGAGCGGGAGGGGGTCGCACGGCAACTCCAATCGCTCGCGGCGCGTGCGGCTCGCGCTGGCGCGCGCCGGGTGGCGCTCGAGGCGCGGCTCGTCATGGCGGAGTCGCGGGGGAGCGGGTGCGAGGGGGAGGTGGCCGGGGAGTTGTGGTCGATACGGCAGGAAGCGAGCCGGCTCGGCTATCGCGGGCTGCTCCAGAGGGCCCGTGCCTTGGAATCCGGGACGGATGCAATGGCTCCCTCATGA
- a CDS encoding c-type cytochrome, producing the protein MKRLLAGIGVLAAALQVGCERDVSQPNLEYAPDMYGSVPYDSYAPNPNTRDGKTLMAPAPGSIPRGYSPLHYGPSPEEATRASTELKNPFEASEPVLTRGKVAFNRYCSHCHGTGGLGDGLVAARFPRPPSLLAEHALGLADGQLFHIITHGQGLMPAHGSQVAQEDRWKIVHYIRSLQTPTRTARKDTP; encoded by the coding sequence GTGAAGCGGCTCCTCGCCGGAATCGGTGTGCTCGCCGCGGCCCTTCAGGTGGGCTGTGAGCGGGACGTATCCCAGCCCAACCTCGAGTACGCGCCGGACATGTATGGCTCCGTGCCGTATGACAGCTACGCGCCCAACCCCAACACGCGCGATGGCAAGACGCTGATGGCGCCCGCGCCAGGCAGCATTCCCCGGGGCTACTCGCCGCTGCACTACGGCCCGAGCCCCGAGGAGGCCACGCGCGCCTCCACGGAGCTGAAGAATCCCTTCGAGGCCTCGGAGCCGGTGCTGACGCGCGGCAAGGTGGCCTTCAACCGCTATTGCTCGCACTGCCACGGCACGGGCGGGCTCGGGGATGGCCTGGTGGCCGCGCGCTTCCCCCGGCCTCCGTCGCTGCTGGCCGAGCACGCCCTCGGCCTGGCCGACGGGCAGCTCTTCCACATCATCACCCACGGACAGGGATTGATGCCGGCCCACGGCTCGCAGGTGGCCCAGGAGGATCGCTGGAAGATCGTCCACTACATCCGGTCGCTGCAGACGCCGACGCGGACCGCGCGGAAGGACACGCCATGA
- the nrfD gene encoding NrfD/PsrC family molybdoenzyme membrane anchor subunit gives MSNQHTSSLRVPLVGEERTLGQLTGEICAPMERKPTGKWWVAFALAVATLAVGVGMVSYEVATGIGVWGLNKTIGWAFDITNFVFWVGIGHAGTLISAILFLFRQKWRTSINRAAEAMTLFAVMCAAIFPVIHMGRPWNAFWVLPYPNDRGSLWVNFRSPLLWDVFAISTYFTISAVFWYFGLIPDLATVRDRAKGLKKAIFKALSFGWNGSSRTWHRYETVYLLLAGLATPLVLSVHTIVSFDFATSVIPGWHTTIFPPYFVAGAVFSGFAMVLTLMIITRTVLGFEHLITIRHLENMTKVIIVTGGIVSLAYGTEFFIAWYSGNPYEKFTFMNRAFGPYAWAYWTMVTCNVVSPHLFWFKKVRTSPAAIFVLSLVINVGMWFERFVIIVTSLHRDFLPSSWSMYTPTVVEVGTFVGTFGLFFTLFLLFTRVLPIISIGEVKSVAAFARGTHAPAHASHPAHGPETPHEHPAEAPEPLPTPALAAVAVRKDMPV, from the coding sequence ATGAGCAACCAGCACACATCCTCCCTGCGGGTGCCGCTCGTCGGCGAGGAGCGCACCCTCGGCCAGCTCACGGGGGAGATTTGCGCCCCCATGGAGCGCAAGCCCACCGGCAAGTGGTGGGTGGCCTTCGCGCTGGCGGTCGCCACGCTCGCGGTGGGCGTGGGCATGGTCTCCTACGAGGTGGCCACCGGTATCGGCGTGTGGGGCCTCAACAAGACGATCGGCTGGGCCTTCGACATCACCAACTTCGTGTTCTGGGTGGGGATCGGCCACGCCGGCACGCTCATCTCCGCCATCCTCTTCCTCTTCCGGCAGAAGTGGCGCACGAGCATCAACCGCGCGGCCGAGGCGATGACGCTCTTCGCGGTCATGTGCGCGGCCATCTTCCCGGTCATCCACATGGGCCGGCCGTGGAACGCCTTCTGGGTGCTGCCGTATCCGAACGACCGCGGCTCGCTCTGGGTGAACTTCCGCTCGCCGCTGCTGTGGGACGTGTTCGCGATCAGCACGTACTTCACCATCTCGGCGGTGTTCTGGTACTTCGGCCTCATCCCGGACCTGGCCACGGTGCGTGACAGGGCGAAGGGGCTGAAGAAGGCCATCTTCAAGGCGCTGTCGTTCGGGTGGAACGGCTCGTCGCGTACCTGGCACCGCTACGAGACGGTGTACCTGCTGCTGGCGGGCCTGGCGACGCCGCTGGTGCTCAGCGTGCACACCATCGTGTCGTTCGACTTCGCGACCTCGGTCATCCCCGGCTGGCACACCACCATCTTCCCGCCGTACTTCGTCGCGGGCGCGGTGTTCAGCGGCTTCGCCATGGTGCTGACGCTGATGATCATCACCCGCACGGTGCTGGGCTTCGAGCACCTCATCACCATCCGCCACCTGGAGAACATGACGAAGGTCATCATCGTCACGGGTGGCATCGTGTCGCTGGCGTACGGGACGGAGTTCTTCATTGCCTGGTACTCGGGCAACCCGTACGAGAAGTTCACGTTCATGAACCGGGCGTTCGGCCCGTACGCGTGGGCGTACTGGACGATGGTGACGTGCAACGTGGTGTCGCCGCACCTGTTCTGGTTCAAGAAGGTGCGCACGTCTCCGGCGGCCATCTTCGTGCTGTCGCTGGTCATCAACGTGGGCATGTGGTTCGAGCGCTTCGTCATCATCGTGACGTCGCTGCACCGGGACTTCCTGCCCTCGAGCTGGTCCATGTACACGCCCACGGTGGTGGAGGTGGGCACGTTCGTGGGCACCTTCGGCCTCTTCTTCACGCTGTTCCTGCTGTTCACCCGGGTGCTGCCCATCATCTCCATCGGCGAGGTGAAGAGTGTGGCGGCGTTCGCGCGTGGCACACATGCCCCGGCGCATGCCAGCCACCCGGCCCACGGCCCCGAGACGCCGCACGAGCATCCGGCCGAGGCGCCGGAGCCCCTGCCCACCCCGGCCCTGGCGGCGGTGGCGGTGAGAAAGGACATGCCGGTATGA
- a CDS encoding DUF3341 domain-containing protein, translating into MSPSQSVLLSYFDSEEHVLDATRAVREAGYAVHDVYTPYAIHGMDEAMGLKSSRLTWVCFGAGLLGTTSALALQYYTSVVSWPLNVGGKPFNSFPAFIPVAFELTVLFAGLITVAAFLLRTKTFPGSKREALPRVTDDRFVLALRADESDAKLRQMLERHGALEVEQMEVAS; encoded by the coding sequence ATGAGCCCGTCCCAATCCGTCCTGCTCAGCTACTTCGACAGCGAGGAGCACGTCCTCGACGCCACCCGGGCCGTCCGCGAGGCGGGCTACGCGGTGCATGACGTCTACACGCCCTACGCCATCCACGGAATGGACGAGGCGATGGGGCTGAAGTCCTCGCGCCTGACCTGGGTGTGCTTCGGGGCGGGGCTGTTGGGCACCACGTCGGCCCTGGCGCTCCAGTACTACACGTCGGTGGTGAGCTGGCCGCTCAACGTGGGAGGCAAGCCCTTCAACTCCTTCCCGGCCTTCATCCCGGTGGCCTTCGAGCTCACCGTGTTGTTCGCGGGCCTCATCACCGTGGCGGCCTTCCTGTTGCGCACGAAGACCTTCCCCGGGAGCAAGCGCGAGGCGCTGCCCCGGGTGACGGATGACCGCTTCGTGCTGGCGCTGCGCGCGGACGAGTCGGACGCGAAGCTGCGGCAGATGCTCGAGCGTCACGGTGCGCTCGAGGTGGAGCAGATGGAGGTGGCGTCGTGA
- a CDS encoding kelch repeat-containing protein → MKTRTRGWKWGRTGVPGALKGSAVVALTALSACSEVRNEEQSRQTPQSVAAINGVAAEQGPTPIAASEPTVDGTSPVASAPAAPSAPPAAASLQVAQQWAWTGSETLSAYKQVMMQPVVVDVNRDGTPDIVFSAFDGEFYNAKARAGENANVNGVLRAISGKTGTELWAVANAEYRVKPAASIAAGDIDGDGAVEICGIPENGRGIICFENDGAFKFRSAPDAYDYNEWGGPSLADLDGDGKVEILDGNRVYTNTGALKWVGSQGMDGALYTGPVSFAADIDQDGKQEVINGRSVYRHDGSLKCTNTQIPGGFSGVANFDADAAGEIVVAGHGQVSLLDDDCSLLWTRDVHYTDPGQSFPTGRGHGGAPNIADFDGDGQLEIGLAGDWNYTVYGTDGAVKWTFPIQEYSSGKTTSTTFDFEGDGRTEVIYADELRVRIFDGVTGGLRWETTHSSGTTHEYPIVADVDGDGAAEIVVTENNHAAPGFNGIRVFGDDSWVGTRRIWNQHAYAVTNVNDDGTIPARPATNWLTPGLNNFRSNAPGTRADVCQVKGTWKATGSLALQRIHHTTTLLKDGRQVLTAGGFNTTSELYDVASGTWKQTGDTLATHRYHTMTLLPDGRVLIAGGGACDISGASSELYYPELGRWKTTGSLVVFRSHHTATLLPNGKVLVTGGENASGSALSSVELYDPATGTWSLAGNMGAARRDHTATLLPNGKVLVAGGSDNVSELLTSAELYDPESGTWTPVGAMGTPRSFHSATLLPNGKVLAAGGGSWDIASGSSAELFDPATGRWTATGSMVTPRRFHTATLLPNGKLLAVGGYHQATGILTAAEFYDPSTGTWCSAGSLNVDRYGHTATLLPDGRVLATAGVSSKDQPITQASAELFGLGGISGK, encoded by the coding sequence ATGAAGACGAGAACCAGAGGCTGGAAGTGGGGGCGCACGGGCGTTCCAGGTGCCTTGAAGGGCTCGGCGGTGGTTGCGCTGACCGCGCTGTCTGCTTGCAGTGAGGTGCGGAACGAGGAGCAGTCGAGGCAGACGCCGCAGTCCGTGGCGGCCATCAACGGAGTTGCCGCGGAGCAGGGCCCGACGCCCATCGCCGCCAGCGAGCCCACCGTGGACGGCACGTCCCCCGTCGCCAGCGCGCCCGCGGCCCCCAGCGCGCCGCCCGCCGCCGCCAGCCTTCAGGTGGCGCAGCAGTGGGCGTGGACGGGCAGCGAGACGCTGTCCGCGTACAAGCAGGTGATGATGCAGCCGGTGGTGGTGGACGTGAACCGGGACGGCACGCCGGACATCGTCTTCTCCGCCTTCGATGGCGAGTTCTACAACGCGAAGGCCCGGGCGGGTGAGAACGCCAACGTCAATGGTGTGCTCCGCGCCATCAGCGGCAAGACCGGGACCGAGCTGTGGGCCGTGGCGAACGCGGAGTACCGGGTGAAGCCGGCCGCCAGCATCGCCGCCGGTGACATCGACGGCGACGGCGCGGTGGAGATCTGCGGCATTCCGGAGAACGGCCGCGGCATCATCTGCTTCGAGAACGATGGTGCCTTCAAGTTCCGCTCGGCCCCGGATGCGTACGACTACAACGAGTGGGGCGGCCCCTCGCTGGCGGATCTGGACGGCGATGGCAAGGTGGAGATCCTCGACGGCAACCGCGTCTATACGAACACGGGCGCGCTGAAGTGGGTGGGCTCGCAGGGCATGGACGGCGCCCTGTACACCGGCCCCGTCTCCTTCGCGGCGGACATCGACCAGGACGGCAAGCAGGAGGTCATCAACGGCCGCTCCGTCTACCGTCACGATGGCTCGCTCAAGTGCACCAACACGCAGATCCCGGGCGGCTTCTCCGGCGTGGCCAACTTCGATGCCGACGCGGCCGGTGAGATCGTCGTGGCGGGTCATGGCCAGGTGAGCCTGCTCGACGACGACTGCTCGCTGCTGTGGACCCGGGACGTGCACTACACGGATCCCGGCCAGTCGTTCCCCACCGGCCGTGGCCACGGTGGCGCGCCCAACATCGCGGACTTCGATGGCGACGGGCAGCTGGAGATCGGCCTGGCGGGTGACTGGAACTACACCGTCTACGGCACCGATGGCGCCGTGAAGTGGACCTTCCCCATCCAGGAGTACAGCTCGGGCAAGACGACCTCCACCACCTTCGACTTCGAGGGTGATGGCAGGACCGAGGTCATCTACGCCGACGAGCTGCGCGTGCGCATCTTCGACGGTGTGACGGGCGGGCTGCGTTGGGAGACCACGCACAGCTCCGGCACCACGCACGAGTACCCCATCGTCGCGGACGTGGATGGCGACGGTGCCGCGGAGATCGTCGTGACGGAGAACAACCACGCGGCGCCGGGCTTCAACGGCATCCGTGTGTTCGGCGATGACAGCTGGGTGGGCACGCGCCGCATCTGGAACCAGCACGCGTACGCGGTGACCAACGTCAACGACGACGGCACCATCCCCGCCCGCCCGGCGACCAACTGGCTCACCCCGGGCCTCAACAACTTCCGCTCCAATGCCCCGGGCACGCGCGCGGACGTCTGCCAGGTGAAGGGCACGTGGAAGGCCACGGGCAGCCTCGCGCTGCAGCGGATCCACCACACGACCACGCTGCTCAAGGACGGCCGCCAAGTGCTGACGGCGGGTGGCTTCAACACCACCTCCGAGCTGTATGACGTGGCCTCCGGTACCTGGAAGCAAACCGGTGACACGCTGGCCACGCACCGCTACCACACGATGACGCTGCTGCCGGATGGGCGGGTGCTGATCGCCGGCGGCGGGGCGTGCGACATCAGCGGCGCCTCCTCCGAGCTGTACTACCCGGAGCTCGGCCGCTGGAAGACCACGGGCAGCCTGGTGGTGTTCCGCTCGCACCACACGGCGACGCTGCTGCCCAATGGCAAGGTGCTGGTGACGGGTGGCGAGAACGCCTCGGGCAGCGCGCTGTCCTCGGTGGAGCTGTACGACCCGGCCACGGGCACCTGGTCGCTCGCCGGCAACATGGGCGCGGCCCGCCGTGACCACACGGCGACGCTGCTGCCCAATGGCAAGGTGCTGGTCGCGGGCGGCAGTGACAACGTGAGCGAGCTGCTGACCTCCGCGGAGCTGTACGATCCCGAGAGCGGCACCTGGACGCCGGTGGGCGCCATGGGCACGCCGCGCAGCTTCCACTCGGCCACGCTGCTGCCCAACGGCAAGGTGCTGGCGGCCGGTGGTGGCAGCTGGGACATCGCCAGCGGCTCCTCGGCCGAGCTGTTCGATCCGGCCACGGGCCGCTGGACGGCCACGGGCAGCATGGTCACGCCGCGCCGCTTCCACACGGCCACGCTGCTGCCCAATGGCAAGCTGCTGGCGGTGGGTGGCTACCACCAGGCCACCGGCATCCTGACCGCGGCGGAGTTCTACGATCCGTCGACCGGCACCTGGTGCTCGGCGGGCAGCTTGAACGTGGACCGCTACGGCCACACCGCCACGCTGCTGCCGGACGGCCGCGTGCTGGCGACCGCGGGTGTCAGCAGCAAGGATCAGCCCATCACCCAGGCCTCCGCCGAGCTGTTCGGCCTTGGCGGCATCAGCGGCAAGTAG